In the genome of Saprospiraceae bacterium, the window GGTCGGCAAAACAACCTTTCTATTACAGATCGCTCTAGATTGGTTGCAAAGAAACGATGAACTCATTATTCCCATATTATTTGACCTAGGTACTTGGAAGAACGAAGAAACAACATTTATGATTTGGTTGGAAACCGCATTGGTATCTGGATATGGATTTTCGAAGAAATTTGCTCAAATATCTTTAAAAAAGAATATGATTTTTCCAATCTTAGATGGCTTAGATGAGATTGGAAAATCGTACTCATCAAATGAATCAGGTAAACAAGCTAGAATTGACTGCCTCGAATCAATTGACAAATTTATAGTTGAATCTGACATAAGGAACTTAATAATTTCTTGTAGGAAAATAGATTACGAAGAAATTTCACAAAACGCTCCAGTTAGGGCAGAAGTAATTCTGAATTCCTTGAAACCGGAATATTTATACGAAGAGTTGAAAAATTCCATGAATGGAAAACTGACAAACAGACAAACAAATGTTGTAAAAAAAACCTTAAGCATTTTCAATTCTGAAAATGAAAAATTGATTTCAGTTCTATGCAACCCTTTTTATTTTAATCTAGCCTTTGACACCGATGCTTTCATTTACACTTCCAAGAATTTTGCCCAGTTGCCAAGTGAGGTGAATGATATAAAATCCTATTTGTTCAAGCAGTTTATAGCAGAGAAACTATTAAATAAATCTAGGTTTCCCAAAAAAAAATCTATCGCTTATCTTAGTTGGATTGCACATTGGTTAGAGAACCATAAACTTATTTCTTTTGAACTTTCTGATTTTCAACCGAATGATTTGAAAAGCCCCCGATTAATGACTTTCATTGGAAGTTTACTTTTTGGATTAATTTCAGGATTCGTAATTGGTTTTTTTCAGCAATTTATTCTACATGCATTCAATTGGAATATAATTTTACTTAATGCAATTTGGTTTAGTATAGCCTTCGGTGCCATATACGGAATTATTGGATTGTTTAGAAATTCCAAAGTTCAAACTGAAGACATTATGAAGTTTGATTGGGATAGGCTAAAATCTTTTTCTACATATAAAACAATTTATGACTTTGCTTCCAAGAGAGCAGCGATTTGGGGGGGCAGTTTCGGAATAATTTTCGGAATCCTTTATGGTATTACGCCAAATTTATTTCAAGAATTTTCCGATGGTAAAAATCTAAGCTTCAGTTTAGTAATATTACAATTTTTCCTTTTTGGAGGACTTATTGGGATTATTGAAGGCTCCATCAGAGGATTCTTTAAAGAAATTATTTCCATTTCCTTTTTTAGTTCAATAAAGCATCCCTATTATAGATTGACAAGAGGGCTGTTTTTTAAGTTTACTCAATTCATTTTGATAGTTTTTTTCTTTTTCCTTATTGTTGGTTATCAAGTGAAGCTGAGCATTTCCGAGTGGCGTGGATATTTAGGAATGGGTATTATTTTATTTTCGCTATTAATTGTATACAATACACCAATTGTAAAACACTTTATCCTAAGATTGGGATTTTACTTTGAAAAACGACTTCCCATTCGATTAGTAAACTTTCTAAATTATGCTACAGATGCCCGTATTCTGGAAAAGATAGGAGGTAAATGGAGGTTTCGTCATCAATTTATCAAGAATTGGTTCTTAGAAAGAACAGACGAGTACCGTCGATTAGAAGAAGAGAAGTTAAGCCCTAAAAGAAGATGACATGCTAAAATTAGCGAGGCAGAACAGATAGATTTTATTACGATAGATGTCCATTTGACACATGGCCTACATCAAGTCAAATTTTATAGTGTTGAAAGAACCGATATTCTTGAAGTAGATGGTAAGATTTCATACAAACGAAAGGTGACATTAAAACACTTTTTATTAAGGAGTCCATTAGCGAGTATGCTTCTTTCAGAAGTGTCCTAGCCTTTAAAGTGTCTCGGTTTAATTTTTTCATTTGTGCATTAACACTTGTGGGTAGCCCAATAAGTACCATTGCCCAGATCAAAGAAAGAATGATAGGCGTATGTCTTTTCATGTGTTATTTTTTTAACAAAAAGTATCCTGTAAAAGAAATTGCAATTTCTACGATAATTTTTTCATAGGCTATTGCTTCAAGCCAAGTGGCCGCATATCACCTATGCCGATCATCCCAGCCCAGTAATAGGGGTACGAGTAATGTTGGAACAGAAACTTACGCTAAGGACTTTATTATTTCCAACTTTTCTCCGATTTATCCAACGCTTTTATAGAAACCTCCACTGAACAATTATGCAAATCGCAAGTATTTCGAATATCTCTAATTGTTTGATTGACAGTTAAATCGAGTTCTTTTGCCGATTGGTAAGGAATGGTTAGTCGGTAAATCCCTTTATTCTTTTCATCTGGTTTTCCCTTAAATTTTTGGAGTATAAAAAACTCAATAGCCTCTATACATTTTTTTAAACTCTTTTTGACTATGCTATTGGTCTGAATAAGAAGCCAAAGTTCAGCCTTCAAGAAACGTGTTTTGTTTCGATGCTGCCCCACATCAATACCTCGGTGGCGGAGATAATTATAGAGGGTTGCTCTGGAAATAGATAACTCTTCACAAATTTCCGTTATTGTTTTTTGTCCTTCTTCATAAAGTCGCTGAGCGATAATGGCAATATGTTCCGCCTTTTGAGATAAACCCTTTGGTCGTCCACCAACTCGACCTCTGGCTCTGGCGGTTGCTAATCCTGCCAAAGTACGCTCTCTAATAATATCTTTTTCAAACTCTGCTAATGCCGCAAACATATGAAAAGTAAGCTTTCCTTGTGGCGTAGTGGTATCAATATGGTCATGGAGACTCTTTAACTCTGCCCCCTTATTTTGTATTTTATTGACCAAGTGAATTAAGTCTTTAATAGACCTACCCAACCGATCCAGTTTCCAAACGGTCAATACGTCCCCCTGTCGGAGTTTCTCCACTAGCTTGGTTAATTGAGGACGCTCCTTACCTGCACCTGATACTTTTTCTTCAAAGACTTCTACACATCCTGCTTTCTCAAGTGCGTCTTTTTGCAAATCTAAATTTTGTTCTTTGGTGCTGACTCTAGCGTATCCGATATTCATAATTATTGTTTAACAAAACGGTTATGTTACAATATATCAATAGTCCGATGCGAAACTGAGGATGTGCAATAAAAATGGGCAAAATTAGTAGTTTGGGAGTTCCAACACAACCGAACT includes:
- a CDS encoding NACHT domain-containing protein, producing MESLNKRIKNLIANSEIDTALGSLLKLEQIDDELQNVLIILSGRLEALKTKKIKGIIGEEDFSLEENRIADSLLEFLKKLPSEEKLLSRKREIIGEKFGISAKMVNEIYTNLELQYKERLRQKLEYRFAISLTLNYTQAGTTPEFAETFFENRDASNPEYNISKLLENFRHLLIIGEPGVGKTTFLLQIALDWLQRNDELIIPILFDLGTWKNEETTFMIWLETALVSGYGFSKKFAQISLKKNMIFPILDGLDEIGKSYSSNESGKQARIDCLESIDKFIVESDIRNLIISCRKIDYEEISQNAPVRAEVILNSLKPEYLYEELKNSMNGKLTNRQTNVVKKTLSIFNSENEKLISVLCNPFYFNLAFDTDAFIYTSKNFAQLPSEVNDIKSYLFKQFIAEKLLNKSRFPKKKSIAYLSWIAHWLENHKLISFELSDFQPNDLKSPRLMTFIGSLLFGLISGFVIGFFQQFILHAFNWNIILLNAIWFSIAFGAIYGIIGLFRNSKVQTEDIMKFDWDRLKSFSTYKTIYDFASKRAAIWGGSFGIIFGILYGITPNLFQEFSDGKNLSFSLVILQFFLFGGLIGIIEGSIRGFFKEIISISFFSSIKHPYYRLTRGLFFKFTQFILIVFFFFLIVGYQVKLSISEWRGYLGMGIILFSLLIVYNTPIVKHFILRLGFYFEKRLPIRLVNFLNYATDARILEKIGGKWRFRHQFIKNWFLERTDEYRRLEEEKLSPKRR
- a CDS encoding recombinase family protein codes for the protein MNIGYARVSTKEQNLDLQKDALEKAGCVEVFEEKVSGAGKERPQLTKLVEKLRQGDVLTVWKLDRLGRSIKDLIHLVNKIQNKGAELKSLHDHIDTTTPQGKLTFHMFAALAEFEKDIIRERTLAGLATARARGRVGGRPKGLSQKAEHIAIIAQRLYEEGQKTITEICEELSISRATLYNYLRHRGIDVGQHRNKTRFLKAELWLLIQTNSIVKKSLKKCIEAIEFFILQKFKGKPDEKNKGIYRLTIPYQSAKELDLTVNQTIRDIRNTCDLHNCSVEVSIKALDKSEKSWK